AGCGTTATCCAAATAAAATTGAATATTACGTAAACGAAACCAATTCAGGAAACGCCAAGTATACGTTTTTTAACCTGCTTGCCCATTCTACAGCGGACTATGTTATGACATGTGACCATGATGATGTATGGCTGCCCGCAAAAGTGGAATGGACTATGTATAAAATGAAAGAATTGGAAAGCCGCTATGGAGCGACAACTCCGATTTTAGTGCATACAGATTTAAAAATTGTAGATGAACGTTTGTATGAATATTCTTCTTCCATGTTTGAATCTCAGCAGATGGATTATGAGAGGACACAGCTCCATTATTTACTGGCGCAAAATATTGTAACAGGCTGTACCATGATGGTAAACCGTTACTTGTTGGATTTATGTCCGAAATTTCCAGATGATGCGATTATGCACGACTGGTGGCTGGCGTTGGTGGCTTCTGCGTTTGGCAAAATTGGATTTGTAGATCGTGCCACCATTTTATACCGCCAACACAGCGGGAACCAGGTAGGGGCAAAAAATGTAAAGGATATCAAATACCTACTGCACCGTTTCAAAAGCAATGGGGATAACAAGCAAATGGTACAGGATACCTATCAACAGGCTGCTGCCTTTTGGTATTGTTATAGCCATTGCCTTACCCCAAAACAAAAACGGATTGTACAAGCATATGCTACCTTGCCAAAGTATTGGAAAGGGAAGCGGATATTTTTGTTATTCCGTTACCGGCTGTGGAAATATGGAGTGATCCGAAAATTGGGACAGATATTTTATGTATAAAGAACATTCATTGTTATTCAGCTATCAATATTGATGAGGAGGATTTTTTTATGGCTACAAAAGGGATTGTATTGGCAGGAGGAGCTGGAACACGGCTGTATCCTTCCACGATTGCTTGTTCTAAGCAGATTTTAACCGTTTATGACAAACCTATGATTTATTATCCAATTTCTACTTTAATGCTGGCTGGTATCCAGGATATTTTGATTATTTCCACTCCACGTGATACCGAAGTATTTAAAGAATTACTGGGGGATGGAAGCCAATTCGGTGTTCGTTTTTCCTATGTAGTACAAACCGCTCCAAGGGGATTAGCAGAAGCCTTCATTTTAGGAGAAGAATTTATTGGGGATGATAATGTTTGCTTGGTATTAGGGGATAATATCTTCTATGGCTACCGTTTTACAGAGCGCTTACAGGCTGCTGTAAACCGTAAAGATGGCGCTACTATTTTTGGCTACCATGTAAGCAATCCAAAAGCATTTGGCGTTGTAGATTTTGATGAAGACGGAAATGTACTTTCTATTGAGGAAAAACCGGAACATCCAAAATCCAACTATGCGGTTCCAGGATTGTATTTCTATGATAACAAAGTTGTGGAAATTGCGAAGAATGTAAAACCTTCCGCACGTGGAGAGTTGGAAATCACTTCTGTGAACAACGCTTATCTGGAAGCTGGAAAATTAAAAGTAGAATTGTTTGGCCGTGGCATGGCTTGGCTGGATACTGGTACCCACCGTGCGATGCTGGCAGCTGCTAACTTTATTGAAGCGGTACAGACCCGCCAGGGATTGTATGTATCCTGTTTGGAAGAAATTGCTTACCGCAATAAATTTATTACCAAAGAACAGCTGTTACAACAAGCTGACCGTATGAAAACCACAGAATATGGCCAGTATTTATATCAGGTAGCAGAAACAGTTGTTGTGAAATAAGAGGAATTGAATATGAATATTGTCATTACAGGCTGTCATGGACAGTTAGGTACTGAATTACAAAAAGTTTTAAAAACAGGAATATCCGAATTGGGTCCTATTTCAGAAGTATACAAAAATGCGACTGTAGTAGCCGTTGATATTGAAGATTTGGATATCGGAGACTTTGATGCTGTATCCGCCTTTATGGAACAGCATAAACCAGATGTTGTTTTTAACTGTGCGGCAATGACCAATGTAGATGGCTGTGAAACTAACCAAGAAGTTGCGATGAAAGCAAATGCCATTGGTCCAAGGAATCTGGCTGTTATGTGTAAAAAGCTGGATGCAAAACTGGTGCATGTATCAACTGACTATGTGTTTGCCGGAGATGGAAACCGCCCTTATGTGGAATGGGATATTACCAATCCGCAAAGCGTTTATGGTGCTTCCAAAAACCTGGGAGAACAATATGTACGGGAGTTTTGTGATAAATACTTTATTGCTAGAACATCCTGGTTATATGGTTATGTAGGCAAAAACTTTATCAAAACAATGCTGCGCCTTGGAAGAACCAATGGAGCGGTAACTGTAGTAGATGATCAACGTGGAAACCCAACCAATGCGGCTGACCTGGCCTATCATCTGTTGCAATTAGCTGTTACCAATGAATATGGTGTTTATCATTGTACCTGTAATGGTGAATGCAGTTGGTATGAGTTTGCTTGTAAAATCATGGAAGTATTCCATGTAGACGCAAAAGTAAGCCCTTGCACATCAGAAGAATTCCCAAGCCCAACAAAACGCCCAGCGTATTCCTCTTTGGATAATATGATGTTGCGTTGTACTATTGGCGACCATATGCGTTCTTGGGAAGAAGCCCTGGAAAGTTACGCAAAAAACTATAAGGAAGAAGGATAATAAAACATGAAAACTTATTTAGTAACCGGCGGCGCTGGATTTATCGGCTCTAACTTTGTCATTTATATGCTGAACAAATATGATGATGTCAAAATCATCAATGTAGATAAACTAACCTATGCAGGTAACTTGGAGAACTTAAAAGATGTGGAAAACAATCCACGCCATGTATTTGTACAGGCTGACATCTGTGATGAAGCTGCAATTTCTAAAATTTTTGAGGAAAACGAAATTGACTATGTGGTAAACTTCGCGGCAGAAAGCCACGTAGACCGCAGCATCACAAACCCAGAAATCTTTGTGGAAAGCAATGTTATGGGTACCGTAAATATGCTGAAATGCGCCAAAAAGGCATGGCAGATTGGCGATGACCAATACAAAGAAGGCGTGAAATATTTACAGGTTTCTACTGATGAAGTATACGGCTCTTTGGGCGAAACAGGCTATTTTATGGAAACCACTCCATTGGATCCTCACAGCCCATATTCTTCCAGTAAAGCTTCCGCTGATTTGTTTGTAAAAGCTTATCATGATACTTACAAATTCCCAGTGAATATTACTAGATGTTCCAATAACTACGGCCCATATCAGTTCCCTGAAAAACTGATCCCATTGATGATCAACAATGTATTGCAGCATAAACAACTGCCAGTATATGGAGATGGCATGCAGGTGCGCGACTGGTTGTTTGTAGAAGACCACTGCAAAGCAATTGATATGGTAATCCGCGATGGTAAAATTGGCGAAGTTTACAATGTAGGCGGCCACAACGAACGTCCTAATATTGTCATTGTAAAAACCATTATCGATTATATTCAGAAAAATATTGACAGCGAAGTTGGCGAGCACCTCATCAAGTATGTAGAGGACAGAAAAGGCCACGACAGACGTTATGGAATCGCTCCAGATAAAATTAAAGAGGATTTGGGTTGGTATCCAGAAACCACCTTTGAAGTTGGTATCGTAAAAACAATCCAATGGTACTTGGACAACAAAGAATGGATGGATAATGTAACCAGTGGTCAATACCAACAGTACTACGAAAAAATGTACGCAAATAAATAATGACCAAAGGGGCAGTTAATCATCACTGCCCCTATATGGATTTATGAGGAGAATACAAAATGGGTAAATTTAAATTTATTGAAACCGGAATTGATGACTTATTTATTATTGAATCCCAACGTTTTGGGGATGCCCGCGGCTATTTTATGGAAACCTACAACGAAAAAGACTTCCATGACGCTGGCTTGACCATGCGTTTTGTACAGGCAAATGAATCCCGTTCCTGTAAGGGCGTATTGCGTGGAATGCACTTCCAAAAGAACTTCCCACAGGGAAAATTGGTTCGCTGCACAAAAGGGGAAGTTTATGATGTTGCAGTTGACTTAAGAAAAGATTCCAAAACTTACGGAAAATGGTACGGTGTAAACCTCTCTGAGGAAAACAAACGCCAATTTTATGTTCCAGAAGGTTTTGCCCATGGGTTTTATGTATTGAGCGATGTGGCTGAATTTGTATACCAAGTAACAAATTTATATCATCCGGAAGATGAAGGCGCTCTGTTCTGGAATGACCCAGAAGTAGGAATTAAATGGCCTTTGATTGATGGGGTAGAAGTATTACTGAGTGAAAAAGATAAGAAAAACCCATTGTTAAAAGACATCCAGTAGTTGGAAAGGAGTATCGGTTTGAGAGGATACTTAGCTGATTTTAAACGTTATACCCCATTGCTGATGGATTTAACAGGCCGTGATATCAAGGTGAAATACCGCCGTTCCGTTCTAGGGCTGGCGTGGAGTATTTTAAATCCATTGTTAACCATGATTGTATTGACACAGGTATTCGGCTATTTGTTAAAAATTCAAGTGCCGGATTTCCCTGTATTTTATATTGTAGGGTCATCTTTGTTCAACTTTTTTTCAGAAGCGACCAGTGCTTCTATGTCTTCCATTATAGGAGCATCTTCTCTGATCAAAAAAGTATATATTCCAAAGTATATTTTCCCGCTGGAAAAATGTCTATTTAGTTTGGTAAACCTATTATTCTCCTTGATTGCGGTTGTCATTGTTATGTTCTTCCAGGGTATGGTGCCAACCTGGCGGGTAATCTTATTCTTTGTTCCAATTTTATATACCTTGGTGTTCGCAATTGGAATGAGCTTTATTTTAAGTGCTTTAACCGTATTTTTCCGGGATATTCTCCACCTGTATGGGGTTATTATTACCTTGTGGACCTATTTGACACCAATCATTTATCCAGTTTCGTTGTTAAAAAGCGCAAGTGAAGTGGGCGGCATTGCCGGGAATACCCTGTGGACTGTTGTAAACTTAAACCCAATGTACCACTACGTCGAATACTTCCGTGCGGTCGTTATGAATAACGCGGATTATGGGTTTATTCCTGGATTACGTGAGAATTTAATTTGTGCAGGCAGCGCATTGTTTGTATTGGTTGTTGGCGCGTTAGTATTCAAAAAAGCGCAGGATCGTTTTATCCTGCATATTTAACCGAAAAGGAGCTGGCAGTTTTGTCAAATAACGCAGTAGAAATTCGAGATGTAGAAATGCATTTTAACATGAGCAGCGAACGGTTGGAAAGCTTAAAAGAATACTTTATCAAATTAGTAAAACGTGAGCTGCATTTTAAAGATTTTATTGCATTAAATGGTGTAACAGTAGATATCCCAAAAGGGGATGTGTTTGGAATTGTGGGTTTAAATGGTTCCGGTAAAAGTACCTTGTTAAAGATTATTTCTGGTATTTTAAAACCAACAAAAGGATCTGTATCCATCCATGGCAGTATTGCACCATTGATTGAGTTAGGCGCTGGTTTTGATATGGAATTAACCGCGCGGGAAAATATATTCTTAAACGGTTCTGTATTAGGGTATTCCAAAAAATTTATGAAAGAACATTTCGACGAAATTGTTGATTTCTCTGAAATGCATGATTTTTTGGATGCTCCTATGAAAAACTATTCTTCCGGTATGGTGGCAAGGGTGGCATTTGCCATTGCTACTATGACAAAACCAGATATTTTAATTGTGGACGAGATTTTGGCAGTAGGGGATTTCCATTTCCAAGAAAAATGTGAAAAACGTATTGCTGAAATGATGAGCGGTGGTACAACAGTTATTATTGTTTCCCACTCATTAGACCAGATTGAACGTCTTTGTAAACATGTTATGTGGCTGGATCATGGTAATGTAAAGATGATCGGCGACGTAGATGAAGTGTGCGAAGCCTATAAAAATTGTTAAAATAAAAATAGGTTCGGTGTTTTTTCCGAGCCTGTTTTACCAAACTGAGATCATAGGAGGATTGGGACAGGTATTTTTGGAAAATAACCTGTATGGTGTATTATGAGTTTAAAGAGTTTTTTAAAAAATAATAGGCATACCAAACTATTGTATACAGGTTTGGCGAGCTGGAAAAATGATGGCATCCGGATGACATTAGCACGTATGAGAATGCGGAAACACAGAATTTTAAATGAAAAAGAATATATGAAAAACTATCTTCCTTCCAAAGAACAATTGGAGAAAGAACGCAGGACAGTATTTGACAAAGATATTACATTTAGTATTATTGTGCCATTATATAATACTCCTGTTGGATTTTTAAGGGAAATGATTCAGTCAGTGCAGGCTCAAACCTATTCCAAATGGGAACTTTGTTTAGCGGATGGCAGTGATGACCAACACCCAGAAGTACGCCAGGTTTGTGAGCGGTTTGCTGCTAATGATTCCAGGATTCGCTATCAGAAATTAGAGAAAAACTATGGAATTCCTGGTAATACCAATGCTTGTTTGAAAATGGCAACTGGTAATTTTATTACCTTATTTGACCATGATGATATG
This is a stretch of genomic DNA from Clostridium facile. It encodes these proteins:
- a CDS encoding glycosyltransferase family 2 protein encodes the protein MVDILLAVYNGAAYLSEQLDSIIKQTFTNWRLIILDDCSTDQTPEIVERYQQRYPNKIEYYVNETNSGNAKYTFFNLLAHSTADYVMTCDHDDVWLPAKVEWTMYKMKELESRYGATTPILVHTDLKIVDERLYEYSSSMFESQQMDYERTQLHYLLAQNIVTGCTMMVNRYLLDLCPKFPDDAIMHDWWLALVASAFGKIGFVDRATILYRQHSGNQVGAKNVKDIKYLLHRFKSNGDNKQMVQDTYQQAAAFWYCYSHCLTPKQKRIVQAYATLPKYWKGKRIFLLFRYRLWKYGVIRKLGQIFYV
- a CDS encoding ABC transporter ATP-binding protein, translating into MHFNMSSERLESLKEYFIKLVKRELHFKDFIALNGVTVDIPKGDVFGIVGLNGSGKSTLLKIISGILKPTKGSVSIHGSIAPLIELGAGFDMELTARENIFLNGSVLGYSKKFMKEHFDEIVDFSEMHDFLDAPMKNYSSGMVARVAFAIATMTKPDILIVDEILAVGDFHFQEKCEKRIAEMMSGGTTVIIVSHSLDQIERLCKHVMWLDHGNVKMIGDVDEVCEAYKNC
- the rfbD gene encoding dTDP-4-dehydrorhamnose reductase, yielding MNIVITGCHGQLGTELQKVLKTGISELGPISEVYKNATVVAVDIEDLDIGDFDAVSAFMEQHKPDVVFNCAAMTNVDGCETNQEVAMKANAIGPRNLAVMCKKLDAKLVHVSTDYVFAGDGNRPYVEWDITNPQSVYGASKNLGEQYVREFCDKYFIARTSWLYGYVGKNFIKTMLRLGRTNGAVTVVDDQRGNPTNAADLAYHLLQLAVTNEYGVYHCTCNGECSWYEFACKIMEVFHVDAKVSPCTSEEFPSPTKRPAYSSLDNMMLRCTIGDHMRSWEEALESYAKNYKEEG
- the rfbB gene encoding dTDP-glucose 4,6-dehydratase; the encoded protein is MKTYLVTGGAGFIGSNFVIYMLNKYDDVKIINVDKLTYAGNLENLKDVENNPRHVFVQADICDEAAISKIFEENEIDYVVNFAAESHVDRSITNPEIFVESNVMGTVNMLKCAKKAWQIGDDQYKEGVKYLQVSTDEVYGSLGETGYFMETTPLDPHSPYSSSKASADLFVKAYHDTYKFPVNITRCSNNYGPYQFPEKLIPLMINNVLQHKQLPVYGDGMQVRDWLFVEDHCKAIDMVIRDGKIGEVYNVGGHNERPNIVIVKTIIDYIQKNIDSEVGEHLIKYVEDRKGHDRRYGIAPDKIKEDLGWYPETTFEVGIVKTIQWYLDNKEWMDNVTSGQYQQYYEKMYANK
- the rfbC gene encoding dTDP-4-dehydrorhamnose 3,5-epimerase, which translates into the protein MGKFKFIETGIDDLFIIESQRFGDARGYFMETYNEKDFHDAGLTMRFVQANESRSCKGVLRGMHFQKNFPQGKLVRCTKGEVYDVAVDLRKDSKTYGKWYGVNLSEENKRQFYVPEGFAHGFYVLSDVAEFVYQVTNLYHPEDEGALFWNDPEVGIKWPLIDGVEVLLSEKDKKNPLLKDIQ
- the rfbA gene encoding glucose-1-phosphate thymidylyltransferase RfbA; this encodes MATKGIVLAGGAGTRLYPSTIACSKQILTVYDKPMIYYPISTLMLAGIQDILIISTPRDTEVFKELLGDGSQFGVRFSYVVQTAPRGLAEAFILGEEFIGDDNVCLVLGDNIFYGYRFTERLQAAVNRKDGATIFGYHVSNPKAFGVVDFDEDGNVLSIEEKPEHPKSNYAVPGLYFYDNKVVEIAKNVKPSARGELEITSVNNAYLEAGKLKVELFGRGMAWLDTGTHRAMLAAANFIEAVQTRQGLYVSCLEEIAYRNKFITKEQLLQQADRMKTTEYGQYLYQVAETVVVK
- a CDS encoding ABC transporter permease; the protein is MRGYLADFKRYTPLLMDLTGRDIKVKYRRSVLGLAWSILNPLLTMIVLTQVFGYLLKIQVPDFPVFYIVGSSLFNFFSEATSASMSSIIGASSLIKKVYIPKYIFPLEKCLFSLVNLLFSLIAVVIVMFFQGMVPTWRVILFFVPILYTLVFAIGMSFILSALTVFFRDILHLYGVIITLWTYLTPIIYPVSLLKSASEVGGIAGNTLWTVVNLNPMYHYVEYFRAVVMNNADYGFIPGLRENLICAGSALFVLVVGALVFKKAQDRFILHI